Proteins encoded in a region of the Acidobacteriota bacterium genome:
- a CDS encoding sulfurtransferase, which produces MKHSEAFEQLCQDAKTRVKEISVAEVKQKLDAGEKFTFIDVREDNEWDIDHAAGAEHLGRGIIERDIEKVVPDKAAEIVLYCGGGYRSALAADNLQRMGYTNVLSMAGGIKAWRDAEYPLE; this is translated from the coding sequence ATGAAACATTCAGAGGCATTTGAACAGCTTTGCCAAGACGCCAAAACGCGGGTCAAGGAAATCTCCGTCGCCGAGGTCAAACAGAAACTCGACGCGGGCGAAAAGTTCACCTTCATTGACGTACGCGAAGACAACGAATGGGACATTGACCACGCCGCCGGAGCCGAGCATTTGGGACGCGGCATCATCGAACGCGACATCGAAAAAGTTGTGCCGGACAAAGCCGCCGAAATCGTTCTGTATTGCGGCGGCGGATACCGGTCTGCGCTGGCGGCTGACAACCTGCAACGCATGGGATACACAAACGTGCTTTCTATGGCTGGGGGGATCAAAGCCTGGCGCGACGCCGAATATCCGTTAGAGTAA
- the bshA gene encoding N-acetyl-alpha-D-glucosaminyl L-malate synthase BshA, with protein sequence MNIGITVFPTYGGSGIVGSELGRELAARGHSVHFISYALPTRVCTLNDRVHFHQVDLFDYPLFEFPPYDLALASKILEVADAEGLDVLHMHYAIPHATAAFLAREMYKPTRYLPFVTTLHGTDITLVGSRKSFLPITKFSIAQSDAVTAISRYLADETCRTFGLGGIEIIPNFINAEDYQRRENAKLRSELAPHGEKLLMHVSNFRPVKRIRDCIHTLAKMRETSKLPARLVMCGDGPERAAAETLSHDYGLANEVIFVGQVPNIADYLSVADLLLVPSETESFGLAALEAMACEVPVIATRAGGLPEVVLNGENGYLVKLGDINTIAEHAIEILSDEAKQRAMGRRGREWAVEQFNTERVIPQYERLYDRVASSRLTTHKLAPC encoded by the coding sequence ATGAACATAGGCATAACAGTTTTTCCCACGTATGGCGGCAGCGGCATTGTCGGTTCCGAACTGGGGCGCGAACTGGCGGCGCGCGGGCATTCCGTGCATTTCATCAGCTACGCTTTGCCGACGCGCGTGTGCACGCTCAATGACCGCGTGCATTTTCATCAGGTTGACCTGTTCGATTATCCGCTGTTCGAGTTCCCGCCCTACGATCTGGCGCTGGCCTCCAAAATCCTGGAAGTCGCCGACGCCGAGGGGCTGGACGTGCTGCACATGCACTACGCGATTCCACACGCGACAGCCGCGTTTCTGGCGCGGGAAATGTATAAACCGACGCGCTATTTGCCCTTCGTCACGACGCTGCACGGAACCGACATCACGTTGGTCGGTTCGCGCAAAAGCTTTTTGCCGATTACCAAATTTTCCATCGCGCAATCAGACGCGGTGACCGCAATTTCGCGGTATCTGGCCGACGAAACCTGCCGGACGTTCGGCCTGGGCGGAATCGAAATCATCCCGAACTTCATCAACGCCGAAGATTACCAGCGCCGGGAAAATGCCAAGCTGCGCAGCGAACTTGCTCCACACGGCGAAAAACTGTTGATGCACGTTTCCAATTTCCGCCCGGTCAAACGCATCCGCGATTGCATTCATACGCTCGCAAAAATGCGGGAAACGTCAAAACTTCCCGCGCGTCTGGTGATGTGCGGCGACGGACCGGAACGCGCCGCCGCCGAAACGCTGTCGCATGATTATGGTTTGGCCAATGAAGTCATTTTCGTCGGCCAGGTTCCCAACATCGCCGATTACCTGTCTGTCGCCGATTTATTGCTGGTACCCAGCGAAACCGAATCGTTTGGTCTGGCTGCACTGGAAGCGATGGCCTGCGAAGTTCCCGTCATCGCCACCCGCGCGGGCGGTTTGCCGGAAGTCGTGCTGAACGGTGAAAACGGGTATCTGGTCAAACTTGGCGACATCAACACCATCGCCGAACACGCGATTGAGATTTTGTCCGACGAAGCCAAACAGCGCGCAATGGGACGCCGGGGCCGCGAATGGGCTGTGGAGCAGTTCAACACGGAGCGGGTAATTCCTCAGTATGAGCGGCTATATGATCGTGTCGCCAGTAGTCGCTTGACGACTCACAAGCTTGCTCCCTGCTGA
- a CDS encoding MogA/MoaB family molybdenum cofactor biosynthesis protein produces MATTNKATIKAVVLTISDSASRSEREDLSGPAVVAELQSLKAEIIATEILPDERALIADRLRQVADAGEANLIVTTGGTGFSPRDVTPEATREVIEREAPGLAELMRSESLKITPLAALSRAVCGIRRRTLIINLPGSVRGARENLAAIARTLPHAIDLLME; encoded by the coding sequence ATGGCAACAACGAACAAAGCAACCATCAAAGCGGTGGTCTTGACCATCAGCGATTCGGCTTCGCGCTCGGAGCGCGAGGATTTGTCCGGCCCGGCGGTTGTCGCCGAGTTGCAATCGCTGAAAGCGGAAATCATCGCCACGGAAATTTTGCCGGACGAGCGGGCGCTGATCGCCGACCGGTTGCGACAGGTTGCCGACGCGGGCGAAGCCAATTTGATCGTCACCACGGGCGGAACCGGATTTTCGCCTCGTGATGTGACGCCGGAAGCGACGCGCGAAGTCATCGAACGCGAAGCGCCCGGACTGGCAGAATTGATGCGCTCCGAAAGTTTGAAAATCACTCCCCTTGCCGCTTTATCGCGCGCGGTGTGCGGAATTCGCCGCCGAACGCTGATCATCAATTTGCCCGGCAGCGTGCGTGGCGCGCGGGAAAATCTGGCTGCGATTGCGCGCACCTTGCCGCACGCGATTGATCTGCTGATGGAATAA
- a CDS encoding M48 family metalloprotease, whose protein sequence is MKLFANWYRMLTMAIICSLFISVLAAENPYDKFRNREYSNKGYLSEDEEMKMGEQVHQELLKQVRLVEDRSMNDYINRLGQSLARRSERPNIPWRFYIVNDKSINAFATLGGRVYVHAGLIDATTSEAQLASVLGHEIGHIVGRHGLENVKKAQKLGMFAVGATIVGAIFGGQSGAQAGQAIGSLVAGGFLMKHSRDAEREADFLGLYNIKNAGYNTGGMVEMFEMLQQVSKGGGSLGSVLASHPDPREREANTRLEIDSHIQGSDRRGISNSNDFQRLKGGFSATTKTSPARKTRPRP, encoded by the coding sequence ATGAAACTTTTCGCCAACTGGTACCGAATGCTGACGATGGCCATCATCTGCTCGCTGTTCATCAGCGTGCTGGCCGCGGAAAACCCATACGACAAATTCCGCAATCGGGAGTATTCCAACAAAGGTTATTTGTCCGAAGACGAAGAAATGAAGATGGGCGAGCAGGTGCATCAGGAACTGCTCAAGCAGGTTCGCCTGGTCGAAGATCGTTCGATGAACGATTACATCAATCGGCTGGGACAATCGCTGGCGCGGCGTTCCGAACGCCCGAACATTCCCTGGCGCTTTTACATCGTCAATGACAAATCCATCAACGCCTTTGCCACCTTGGGCGGACGAGTTTACGTTCACGCCGGATTGATTGACGCCACCACCAGCGAAGCGCAATTGGCCAGCGTGCTGGGGCATGAAATTGGGCATATTGTCGGACGGCATGGACTGGAAAACGTCAAGAAAGCGCAGAAGCTCGGAATGTTTGCGGTGGGCGCAACGATTGTCGGCGCGATTTTCGGCGGCCAGAGCGGCGCACAAGCCGGTCAGGCAATCGGCAGTTTGGTCGCGGGCGGCTTTTTGATGAAACACAGCCGGGATGCTGAACGCGAAGCGGATTTCCTGGGTCTCTACAACATCAAAAACGCCGGGTACAACACGGGCGGCATGGTGGAAATGTTCGAGATGCTCCAACAAGTGTCTAAAGGCGGGGGCTCGCTGGGTTCCGTCCTGGCCAGCCATCCTGACCCGCGCGAACGCGAAGCCAATACACGTCTGGAAATTGATTCGCACATTCAAGGGTCGGATCGTCGCGGAATTTCCAATTCCAACGATTTTCAACGCTTGAAGGGCGGATTCTCCGCGACAACGAAAACTTCCCCGGCGCGTAAAACGCGGCCACGTCCGTAA
- a CDS encoding DUF4127 family protein gives MAGKIILLPQDDRYLELKMMAQIADHYLALPPSGFLTPEPRSAELVEWLKGQNLAGVTGILVSLDANITEISSVLRLFRAQNSKLPIYGFASLDSSADASKQSCQSAIDLVADGSLDFLLIGQNEDLSAKPAQIARARLIGDAVSREIGEKVAFASGQTSLPEILLAKMLAQRFGRSPRVLPVYSSNEGRTSKDNASVSLNQIINAKIKLLGGSVMTQNQETAPQVDALLFIHTPQTTEAQRTDLVMSVLQTIDSGVRVTFLDLSETTKTKEAMLTELRNHKLLGKLTSYASAAPGDSSREAVNRALAQTSIFFTAIKSLRDDIDRVHRIERAQVNLLFSRILEDWGYQLIVRPQLEEFARQQLQTDPAKLGDKTDRAETFTIEALRKLATELFDEQFHRNVHAILMNSGTRIQFRVSMLQQLQVRFPSQNTAEPEIRQIIHTFFEGYLPNGGRQ, from the coding sequence TTGGCTGGCAAGATTATTCTGCTGCCGCAAGACGACCGGTATCTGGAATTAAAGATGATGGCGCAGATTGCCGATCATTATCTGGCGCTGCCGCCTTCTGGGTTTTTGACGCCGGAACCTCGTTCCGCTGAATTGGTTGAGTGGTTGAAAGGACAAAATTTGGCCGGCGTGACGGGCATACTGGTTTCCCTGGACGCAAACATCACAGAGATTTCGTCCGTCTTGAGACTATTTCGCGCGCAGAATTCCAAGCTGCCAATTTACGGATTTGCCTCCCTGGATTCATCGGCGGACGCTTCGAAACAATCCTGCCAATCGGCGATAGATTTGGTAGCCGACGGTTCGCTGGATTTTCTGTTGATCGGCCAAAACGAAGATTTGAGCGCCAAACCCGCGCAGATCGCGCGCGCGCGGCTGATTGGCGACGCCGTTTCGCGGGAAATTGGCGAAAAGGTCGCGTTCGCCAGCGGGCAAACGTCCCTGCCCGAAATTCTGCTGGCCAAAATGTTGGCGCAACGATTCGGTCGTTCGCCCAGGGTGTTGCCGGTCTATTCCTCCAACGAAGGCCGAACCAGCAAGGACAATGCTTCGGTTTCGCTGAATCAAATCATCAACGCCAAAATCAAATTGCTGGGCGGTTCCGTGATGACGCAGAATCAGGAAACGGCTCCGCAAGTGGACGCGCTGTTGTTCATCCACACACCGCAAACCACCGAAGCCCAGCGCACGGATTTGGTCATGAGCGTACTGCAAACGATTGATTCGGGCGTGCGCGTCACCTTTCTGGATTTGTCGGAAACCACGAAAACCAAGGAAGCAATGCTGACCGAATTGCGCAACCATAAATTGCTGGGCAAGCTCACGTCTTACGCTTCTGCGGCTCCGGGCGATTCTTCGCGCGAGGCAGTGAATCGCGCGCTGGCGCAAACGTCCATCTTTTTCACGGCGATCAAATCCCTGCGCGATGATATTGACCGCGTGCATCGCATTGAACGCGCACAGGTCAATCTGCTTTTCAGCCGGATTCTGGAAGATTGGGGGTATCAGTTGATCGTCCGCCCGCAACTGGAAGAATTCGCCCGACAACAACTGCAAACCGATCCGGCCAAACTCGGCGACAAAACCGATCGCGCTGAAACCTTTACTATTGAGGCGCTGCGAAAACTGGCGACCGAACTGTTCGACGAACAATTTCATCGCAATGTCCACGCAATTTTGATGAACAGCGGCACGCGCATACAGTTTCGCGTCAGCATGCTGCAACAATTACAAGTCCGATTTCCTTCGCAGAACACCGCTGAACCCGAAATCCGACAAATCATCCATACCTTTTTCGAGGGATACTTACCGAACGGAGGTAGGCAGTAG
- a CDS encoding SIS domain-containing protein translates to MSLMLSEIEQQPTAIERTIKRESKKIERFAARLREKRPRLIVLVARGSSDNAALFGRYLLELTTGIPVSLAAPAVHTLYKAKLDLRDALVVGVSQSGEGIDINLTLENAKRSGATTLAITNEAESSMAKLCDEAFLIHAGRERSVAATKTYTGQLLIFHLLARALGQSKMEIERLPELAAETLKLKSTVAAMVERYAFMEQCVVVGRGLNYANAYEFAIKLMETCYVVAERFSGADFLHGPIAMVDSGFPVFVFAPQGPTLKGMNELLAKLKTIGAETLAISSDAAALKTASRGIKMPRIEELLSPIPYIIPAQLFAALLAEAKGLTPDQPRSLSKVTKTV, encoded by the coding sequence ATGTCTTTAATGCTCTCAGAGATTGAACAACAACCCACCGCCATTGAACGAACCATCAAACGAGAATCCAAAAAAATCGAACGCTTCGCCGCCCGGTTGCGAGAAAAGCGTCCGCGCTTGATTGTTCTGGTCGCGCGTGGCAGTTCCGACAATGCCGCGCTGTTTGGCCGCTACTTGCTGGAACTCACGACCGGAATTCCGGTGTCGCTGGCGGCTCCGGCGGTTCACACCCTGTACAAAGCCAAATTGGATTTGCGCGACGCGCTGGTTGTCGGCGTGTCGCAATCCGGCGAGGGCATAGACATCAACCTGACACTGGAAAACGCCAAACGTAGCGGCGCGACAACACTGGCCATCACCAACGAAGCGGAATCTTCGATGGCCAAACTCTGTGACGAAGCATTTTTGATTCACGCCGGTCGCGAACGCAGTGTTGCCGCAACCAAAACCTACACCGGGCAGTTGCTGATTTTTCATTTGCTGGCGCGAGCTTTGGGGCAAAGCAAAATGGAAATCGAACGGTTGCCGGAACTTGCCGCCGAAACGCTGAAGCTAAAATCCACAGTTGCTGCGATGGTGGAACGGTACGCCTTTATGGAACAGTGCGTCGTCGTCGGGCGCGGATTGAATTACGCCAACGCTTACGAATTCGCGATCAAGTTGATGGAAACCTGTTACGTGGTGGCCGAGCGGTTTTCCGGCGCCGATTTTTTGCACGGGCCGATTGCGATGGTGGACAGCGGATTTCCTGTGTTTGTGTTCGCTCCGCAGGGGCCGACGCTGAAAGGAATGAATGAATTGCTGGCCAAGCTGAAAACCATCGGGGCGGAAACGCTGGCGATTTCCAGTGACGCGGCGGCGCTGAAAACGGCATCGCGCGGCATCAAAATGCCGCGCATCGAAGAATTGTTGTCGCCGATTCCCTACATCATCCCAGCGCAACTGTTCGCGGCACTGCTGGCCGAAGCCAAAGGCTTAACGCCGGATCAACCTCGCTCACTGTCGAAAGTGACAAAGACAGTCT